Proteins co-encoded in one Thermomicrobiales bacterium genomic window:
- a CDS encoding LLM class flavin-dependent oxidoreductase, with protein sequence MGERPQDRLEFGIVTGQHRRPLSMIEEHWRFAEETGWDSAWLFDHFFSLGEDDTDICLEGWTLLAAMAVRTERLRLGLMVTGNTHRNPAIMFKQAVTVDQISGGRLILGMGAGWNEREHAAYGIPFPPAGERVDRVGEALALMRQLETQERTTFAGQHYALENAPFAPKPVGGHIPVLIGTAGKRMLRHVARYADFWDGGEDPEAFAANGARLVDYCREIGRDPSEIRWVISAYAKPLASVDTFRQHVTDYARIGVRTFLFNTPFSALPPLFTELAERVIPELKEQYAAGDLA encoded by the coding sequence ATGGGTGAGCGGCCGCAGGATCGACTGGAGTTCGGGATCGTCACCGGCCAGCATCGCCGGCCACTGAGCATGATCGAGGAGCACTGGCGCTTCGCCGAGGAGACCGGCTGGGATTCGGCCTGGCTCTTCGACCACTTCTTCTCGCTCGGTGAGGATGACACCGACATCTGTCTGGAGGGCTGGACGCTGCTGGCGGCGATGGCTGTCAGGACCGAACGACTGAGGCTCGGGCTGATGGTGACTGGCAATACCCACCGCAACCCGGCAATCATGTTCAAGCAAGCGGTCACCGTCGATCAGATCTCGGGCGGGCGGCTCATCCTCGGCATGGGCGCCGGCTGGAACGAGCGCGAGCACGCCGCCTACGGCATCCCGTTCCCGCCGGCCGGCGAGCGTGTCGATCGCGTCGGCGAGGCGCTGGCGCTGATGCGGCAGCTGGAGACGCAGGAACGGACGACATTCGCCGGCCAACACTACGCGCTGGAGAACGCGCCATTCGCGCCGAAGCCGGTCGGTGGCCACATTCCAGTGCTGATCGGCACGGCCGGCAAACGGATGCTGCGCCACGTCGCCCGGTATGCCGACTTCTGGGATGGCGGTGAGGACCCGGAGGCATTCGCCGCCAATGGCGCGCGCCTCGTCGACTATTGCCGCGAGATCGGCCGCGACCCGTCCGAGATCCGCTGGGTCATCTCCGCGTATGCGAAGCCGCTTGCCTCGGTCGACACCTTCCGCCAGCACGTCACCGACTATGCCCGAATCGGGGTGCGGACGTTCCTGTTCAACACGCCGTTCTCCGCGCTGCCGCCGCTCTTCAC
- a CDS encoding RraA family protein: protein MSEPGFVINTLTKRPDPAALAPLRDLATPLLSDSLGRLAGAVGIRPYHRPGQRMVGPAFTVRTRSGDNLMIHKALDLAAPGDIIVVDGGGDLSHALVGELMQTHAIARKLGGLVIDGAIRDVAAIAASEFPCFARGVIHRGPYKDGPGQINVPVTIGGMVVNPGDIVVGDEDGVLAFSPALLGGLIVDASEKAAQEQDQLAATLAGTLDRSWIDAALRSKGLTDIGPRRDG, encoded by the coding sequence ATGAGTGAGCCTGGATTTGTCATCAACACGCTGACCAAACGGCCAGACCCTGCCGCGCTGGCGCCGCTTCGCGACCTGGCGACGCCGCTGCTGAGCGATAGCCTCGGCAGGCTGGCCGGCGCGGTCGGGATCCGCCCGTATCATCGCCCGGGGCAGCGGATGGTCGGGCCGGCCTTCACGGTTCGGACGCGATCTGGCGACAACCTGATGATCCACAAGGCGCTCGATCTTGCCGCGCCGGGCGACATCATCGTTGTCGACGGCGGCGGCGACCTTTCCCACGCGCTGGTTGGCGAGCTGATGCAGACGCACGCGATCGCCCGCAAGCTGGGTGGTCTGGTGATCGACGGCGCCATCCGCGATGTCGCCGCCATCGCTGCCTCCGAGTTCCCCTGCTTCGCGCGCGGTGTCATCCATCGGGGGCCATACAAGGACGGCCCCGGCCAGATCAACGTTCCGGTCACGATCGGCGGCATGGTCGTCAACCCCGGCGACATCGTCGTCGGCGACGAGGACGGCGTGCTTGCGTTCTCCCCGGCGCTGCTCGGCGGGCTGATCGTCGACGCAAGCGAGAAAGCCGCCCAGGAGCAGGACCAGCTCGCGGCGACGCTGGCCGGGACGCTCGACCGCTCATGGATCGACGCAGCGTTGCGGAGCAAAGGCCTCACGGATATTGGCCCACGGCGAGATGGATAG
- a CDS encoding thiamine pyrophosphate-dependent enzyme produces the protein MPQLTGGEAIVASLIANGVDTVFALPGVQMDNLFDAFYGAQDKLRVIHTRHEQSTAYMAFGYSQTSGRVGVCAVVPGPGLLNAAGALSTAWACNAPVLVIAGQIWEHQYEKNIGALHEIPNQREMIAHIMKSATYIPQPEDAPGVIHEAFRHLLSGRPRPVEIEMTPDMLGRQADVSLLGPAARDASPAIDQDALEAAAKILGQAKYPVIMAGGGAMDAGEPLLALAETLQAPIILTPNAKGAVSDREPYTMSLLGGHKIWAQADAVLAVGTRFDRALLDWGIDGMKVVRIDVDAEEFGKVQQPDAAILADASQGLSALVDAVGKHNRSRESRVEEIAGVREAVADELFEKGQVLAEIGTVLREELPDDGVLVGDVTQVAVYTDMGFPTYYPRTYVSSGFQGTLGYGYATSLGAQVGAPGRKVISVNGDGGFLYTQPEMATAKQHNIPVVAIVFDDGAFGNVKGIQRTRYGGREIASTLENPDFVKLADAFGMAGYRAETPEQLRAVLKEALAVDAPALVHYPTVPMPMIRMLSRGKVR, from the coding sequence ATGCCGCAGTTGACTGGTGGCGAGGCAATCGTCGCCTCGCTGATCGCGAATGGCGTCGACACCGTATTTGCGCTCCCCGGCGTCCAGATGGACAATCTGTTCGACGCATTCTACGGCGCACAGGACAAGCTCCGCGTGATCCACACCCGACACGAGCAGTCGACCGCGTACATGGCGTTCGGCTACTCCCAGACGTCCGGCAGGGTTGGCGTTTGTGCCGTTGTCCCCGGCCCGGGCCTGCTGAACGCGGCCGGCGCGCTCTCGACTGCCTGGGCCTGCAACGCGCCAGTGCTGGTGATCGCCGGCCAGATCTGGGAGCACCAGTACGAGAAGAACATCGGCGCCCTCCACGAGATCCCCAACCAGCGCGAGATGATTGCCCACATCATGAAGTCCGCGACCTACATCCCGCAGCCCGAGGACGCCCCGGGCGTGATCCACGAGGCGTTCCGTCATCTGCTCTCCGGTCGCCCGCGTCCGGTCGAGATCGAGATGACGCCGGACATGCTCGGCCGTCAGGCCGATGTTTCGCTGCTCGGCCCAGCCGCGCGCGACGCGTCACCAGCCATCGACCAGGATGCGCTGGAGGCCGCGGCGAAGATCCTCGGACAGGCCAAGTATCCGGTCATCATGGCCGGCGGCGGCGCGATGGATGCTGGCGAGCCACTGCTCGCGCTCGCCGAGACGCTCCAGGCCCCCATCATTCTCACCCCCAACGCCAAGGGCGCCGTCTCCGATCGCGAACCGTATACCATGTCACTACTGGGTGGACATAAGATCTGGGCCCAGGCCGACGCCGTACTGGCGGTCGGCACCCGCTTCGACCGCGCCCTGCTCGACTGGGGCATCGACGGGATGAAGGTCGTCCGCATCGACGTCGACGCGGAGGAGTTCGGCAAGGTTCAGCAGCCGGACGCCGCGATTCTGGCCGACGCAAGCCAGGGGCTGTCGGCGCTGGTCGACGCAGTCGGCAAGCACAACCGCTCCCGCGAGTCGCGAGTCGAGGAGATCGCCGGCGTCCGCGAGGCGGTCGCGGACGAGCTGTTCGAGAAGGGCCAGGTGCTGGCCGAGATCGGCACCGTGCTTCGCGAGGAGCTGCCCGACGACGGCGTCCTTGTTGGCGATGTCACCCAGGTTGCCGTCTACACCGATATGGGCTTCCCGACCTATTACCCGCGCACCTACGTGAGCTCCGGATTCCAGGGGACGCTCGGGTATGGCTACGCGACGTCGCTCGGCGCTCAGGTAGGCGCGCCGGGTCGCAAGGTCATCTCGGTCAACGGCGACGGTGGCTTCCTCTATACCCAGCCCGAGATGGCGACCGCGAAGCAGCACAACATCCCGGTCGTCGCGATCGTCTTCGACGACGGCGCGTTCGGCAACGTCAAGGGTATCCAGCGCACGCGCTACGGTGGCCGCGAGATCGCCTCGACGCTGGAGAATCCGGACTTTGTCAAGCTGGCCGACGCCTTCGGCATGGCCGGCTATCGGGCCGAGACTCCCGAGCAGCTCCGCGCCGTGCTGAAGGAGGCGCTCGCCGTAGACGCCCCGGCGCTGGTCCACTATCCAACAGTGCCGATGCCGATGATCCGCATGCTCTCGCGCGGCAAGGTGCGCTAA
- a CDS encoding GNAT family N-acetyltransferase: MNLPRILDLLLTCEAAGHVDMELHSTGLRLTLTNPAFDVGRYTLPIEEDGRLLGFGVLWRGRVLGMLVHPAARGRLEERMLDWALATVRADGVETLIALCRSDDALTREVYERRGFRLREEELRMGRPLEAPIPSPSLPDGFTLRALDVAHELDAWLGLYADAFGPRESQLRTWRAFRDDPDYDNALDLVIADRDGRLSAACTCSIAAAELAVIRPREGRTEPVMVREDCRGIGLGRAVVVAGLAALRARDIEMATLTTEADNAIAHRLYESLGYRLLYTGCWHERVV; the protein is encoded by the coding sequence GTGAACCTGCCCCGCATCCTCGACCTGTTGCTGACCTGCGAAGCGGCCGGCCATGTCGACATGGAGCTGCACTCGACCGGGCTGCGGCTGACGCTGACGAACCCCGCGTTCGACGTCGGCCGCTACACGCTGCCGATCGAGGAGGATGGCCGGCTGCTGGGCTTCGGCGTCCTCTGGCGGGGACGCGTCCTCGGCATGCTCGTCCACCCGGCGGCCCGTGGGCGGCTCGAAGAACGCATGCTCGACTGGGCCCTGGCGACCGTGCGGGCGGACGGTGTTGAGACGCTGATCGCGCTCTGCCGGTCGGACGACGCGCTCACTCGTGAGGTCTACGAACGGCGCGGCTTCCGGCTTCGCGAGGAGGAGCTGCGGATGGGCCGGCCGTTGGAAGCGCCGATCCCTTCGCCGTCGCTCCCCGACGGCTTCACCCTTCGCGCGCTCGACGTTGCGCATGAGCTGGACGCCTGGCTGGGTCTCTACGCCGACGCTTTCGGGCCCCGCGAAAGCCAGCTGCGGACGTGGCGGGCCTTCCGCGACGATCCCGACTACGACAACGCGCTCGACCTCGTGATCGCCGACCGAGACGGCCGGCTCTCCGCCGCCTGCACCTGCTCGATCGCCGCAGCGGAGCTGGCCGTGATCCGGCCGCGCGAGGGACGCACCGAGCCGGTGATGGTCCGCGAGGACTGCCGGGGCATCGGGCTTGGCCGGGCCGTCGTCGTGGCCGGCCTGGCGGCGCTCCGCGCGCGCGACATCGAGATGGCGACGCTCACCACCGAGGCGGACAACGCCATCGCTCACCGTCTCTACGAATCGCTCGGCTACCGGCTGCTCTACACCGGCTGCTGGCACGAGCGGGTCGTCTGA